The Apostichopus japonicus isolate 1M-3 chromosome 20, ASM3797524v1, whole genome shotgun sequence nucleotide sequence aacaacaaattactTGCTTTCTTATATAATATTCTGAAGAAAACATGTTGACTGCAACATAGTCCATGTTAGATTAAAATATATTAGTTTCTGGAGGCAGAGTGGGCTTTGAACTGTTTCAGATATAACTTGTTGTCAAATCCGACAGATAGTATGTTATAGCGTCTCCGACATTGTACATGGTACGCAGAAGACACAGTTACTGACTTGCTCTCCACGCATCTCACTTGCTCTGGGGATTTCCAGACTTTTGAAACTTTTGGTGAGATCTCTCCTCCAAATTCTCTCCGCTAATGGtccccttttcttttcttttcttttcgcttccttcctctctctctccacctctccctctctccacccacctttCTCCACCATTCATCATCTCCCTTTCTCTCTCCTTTTACCTCTCATAATTATGGCGGgtcatcagtctcaaatcatgggagatcgacttataccgatttaaatcgacacatACCAGTTACCTTCGATTTATACCAGTCTCCAGCagctgaaattgacttctaccgatttaaatcgacatataccagttttattctacatatcatcgatttaaatcgacatataccagtttcattcgacATTTAATCGATTAAAAGCGACATATACCactttaaatcgatgataagtaaaataaatcgatatatgacagtttaaatcgatgatatgtcgaattaaactggtatatgtcgaaatcgatgatatgtatgtcgggccatcagtctcaaatcatgggagatcgacttataccgatttataTCGACATATAcaaatttccttcgacttataccagtttccagcagcttaaattgacttctaccgatttaaatcgacatacaccagtttaattctacatatcatcgatttaaatcgacaaataccagtttaattcgacatatcatcgatttaaattgacatataccaatttaaatcgatgatcagtaaaataaatcgatgatgtgtccatttaaatcggcatttaccagtttaaatcgacttataccagtttaaatcgacatctaccaatttatatcgacatataccaacttaaatcgatgatatgtaaaataaattgatgatatgtcaatttaaatcgacatctaccagtttaaatcgatgatatgtcgaattaaatcggtagaagtcaatttccgtggactgaTACCAGTTTCttgcaactcaaattgacatatacctatttaaatcgacatatcatcgatttagctcattaaaaTATTCCCGATTTATAAACATACACCAGGGagccataacaactccctgcataCACATGATAAAGCAAGCATGGTAGCAGATTATCTCGTTGGGTAGCGTATGTGCATCGAGGGGAGGAGTATATGGGCTTCGTAGCGatgatagaaaacaaaataatgggATAATAGTTGACTTGAGACGCAATTGGCTGATAGTACTTACACAGTTACTTATACGGATTAGCTTCAACCGCGGGTTTAACTGAGCCGTTAAATGTATTTGGTAATTTTAGCCAAACTTTCACTATTTCTGCACATAGAtgtttgtctgttttctttATGTTAGGGAGGGTGATGTAATCTACCTGCTATTACTTTAAGGTTAAAACATACATTGACTGGACAACCAGGGAAAACGCCGGGCCAGAGAGGAGTTGTGCGTGCAGATAATTAGTATGTGTTCAGTGTATAGGCCTGTGTGGAGAAGGCAAATATGACACTCTATTTGCAAAGCCTACATGACTTTTAAGGAAATGATATAGTTGTGTTGGATATCCATTACACATATTGGTCATACAAACAGCTATTATTTTCTGTTAAAACACTGATTATTGATTTGACCCTGGAATGGGATCAAtttagaatgcttgataaggTATCAATCATACCGGATATTAGTCAGAACCGGTATCGGCACAACACTATTGAAGACCACTAAAGGATTGAAATGCATGTGGTGCGAAATGTGGGTCAAATGGAAGTATTTCTTGACACCTTAGCTTAGGATATTCGTTTAACGCCATGGGTGGGGTGGTGAAGGGCTTTGTACAGAATAACGAAGGTACATTGAGTAACCAACGTTTCAGTATATATAATAGTGATGAGTAGACATAGTTACGATGGAGACCACACAGTGTGACGATTGACTGTGTCAGTCCATGAGGAAATACTTAGAACATGCTACCTTACATTTGTCAGTGTGCCTCTAAGATCATTGTAGAACTAATTGCTACGCTCACTGTTGTGGACACTAACACAATAATTCAGTCATTGATGAATATTGCGCAAATAGTTGTCCTATATacagaataaaatatatatgtgatagTTAGTCACGCTGACAGATACACTGTCGTGTGTTATCGATTCAGCCATATCAATTCTGCCATACACTGATCCGCCATTTTAAAAACTGATAAATATAAACTACATGGTTATTCAATGCGTTGGACATTCGTTTGGAAATATCACACACCACTTCCCCACAAAATGGCAAATTATATGACAGAGAAAGTGATCTCGACTGAACTGTTCCTAAGGCCACCGAAATCCAAAGAGATAGCTTGGCATGCATGAACCAGTTGTGCTGAGCCTCAGTACGCCGATTCAAATAGCGATTCAAACAGGCTTAACCTTTTCACCCTGTGTTTCTATGGATTACTCCAGAACTGTTTTCCATCTGTGCAAACTCTGAGCAATGTGATCATCATGAGAACAAACAATAAAAGAATTCGcaaattttggtattttctttacTTCAAATTGATAGATGAACTGTACAGTTGAGTTAGCTgctttacaaggtttttaatTATTCTACGTTGGACGTCAAATGACCTTTTAGAAAGTAGCCTCAATACCCCGGGCACATTTCAACACTGCACTCACCTCACGTGACCtttccccctcaccccccaaaaaagaagataGTTCTAACAAGCTAGTACCCATGTCGTGGTACTCACTATTGAGAATGAGATTGTACTTGGTGAGTAAGTTTTCTTACAAGGGTTTACTATCAACTGGTGACATCAAATGACCCTTTGCCTCCACCAATAGCAGTTGAAATTGCGATGTCACGAAGACAGGGTTTACATAACAAAGTATGACGATTTGTTTCTCTTTGGCTTTGGCAAGaaatcaaaatagaaaatactaacaacaacaaattcaaTCTCGAAAAGGTATGTTTTATTGCTACCATGGAGTACAAGGTTGACTAGTTTAAAGGGTATTTTTTACTTTGCCGACAAGTATAGCTAGGATTCTTtcaaatggggagggggggggggggggatattacgTTTAAGCTCTCTAAGGGCTTACATTAATAAACGCCTCTCATtcgaaaacaaattaaacaaaacacattttctcAGTCATCACCCTCCACCAGCAGTCTTTCTAAGCTGATGTTTTACTGGTTactcataataatcataatccgATGTCAGCTCTGCTATTGCTGCTAATATTCAGTGATAACATTTGCAATACATTTAAAATTTGTACTCTCCATGCcgacgacccccccccccccccccgttgcaTTCTTATTCACAGTGTTTCCAGTTTGTGGTACCTTCCAGTTGTCTAAAACGGATGAGcaagatatatatttagtaGACCTGTCAATTTCGTTAGATTGGTGCTCTCGTAAATTAATGctttatttttgaagttaaatgTTATGAGTATAGGTCATTACTATATAGTTCCGTAGCACATTCAGGGACAATATTCTGATGggcatgaaatgaaatgtttgttttcttaggCAAGAAAAGtttactttaaaatataaaacaagaacATTGTGTTACTTTAGAAAGTACTATATCTTTAGTAAGTCAATATACAAAACTTTCCCATCGAAGATTGCGATTATATCTAAACATAATGATGTCCATACAATGGGTTGTCTATACTACTGAACCTTTGTCGAGGTGTTACACTGCGGAGTAGCATCATAAATCAATATATGATTATATGTTAACTAGAATTAGGTATGAAAGTCGAAGAGTTGACAGAAGACTATATAGAAATACCGTTAATGTACGAATGTAAAATGGTTATCATGAACAGAGGCGATGGAACCGGGGGTTGGGGAGGGCTAGAGCAGGGGGCAGTGCAGAGCAGGCGGACCTAAAATGAAGTACCTGAATAGAGCAGCTCCTTTTCATCAATGAAAAATTGCACATTTCTTTGCGGTGAAAATTACCCTTTTGGAGTATTTGTTATATGTTCATAAATTACAAAGACATTGTTATTAAACAGTGTCCTTTTTTGGTAAGAAACAAATGCTATTGAAATTGTGGAATCTATGGTAAAGACTGCACAGCACAAGCGGTCTATTATGTCGGAACGTTTTGAAATGAACTTTGCGGATATTGCTCTGAGACGTTTGTAACCCCGACCCTCCCTCACACCCCCAGTCTGAAGCTTATCCCACCGCCTCTGTTCACGACCACATGTTGAACTACTGATACGCAGTATGTACGCCAGTCATATCGAAGACATATGTACTAGTTAAAAATCTAATTAAGAAAGAAAGCTTGGAGGATAACGACCATCATCGAGAGAAAGACTACGGCTGGATTTGTAGCGATGTTCAAAGCGCTGTTACAGAGATCCCCACTGCAGGTACACGCATTAACGTCGTTAACGGTAAGACCACCGGCTTCTAAAGCTTTAATTTGCTGCTCTAGTTCTGGATTTTGGGCGGCCAGTTGTGCTTCGTCCAGGCACCCGTCAGCTCCTTCAGAGCAAGTTCCCAAGGCGAAGTCAACGTCAAAAAGGCCTTGATCTGAAAGATGAATgcaattgttaatattaaaaatcGGCAAAGCGCAATGTATTTTCTTTCTAGCTATATGGTGACTTGTATTGCCATGACATACATTATTCACCTGGGGGAGGGTATACGTTTCCGTTTGGTGGGTACTTGACCCAAAAAATAAGAACACAGacgtgagggggggggggttggtgtgGTGTGGTGGGTTGGGTTGGGAGCACTTAAAAAGTCGGGCTTAAGTGGTTCTATTAGACTAACAGTGGGAATATGATTTGCCTTTAGTTGAAACAGGAACTGTATAAGATCGGATCTTATATCGCAGGTACGAATTTCTCTTGCTTCTTTCGTCGCCTGTAAATGAGAAGTGATCTAACAAATGCGTCAACCATTAataaactaaaaataataaGTATTTAAGAGCTAGACCACACTAACCCCTCTCCACCTCTACCGTCTCCGCGTTGGTGCACAGCTGGATGTCGAAGATGGTCATCGCTTTCATTGAGACTTACGAAGAAAAGAATGTCTTTTCCACTGTAGTCTAACATTAGTGAGCTCTAGCTTTAAATGAGGAGCTTATTTCTTATACGGGATGCATGGTTTATGATTTATAGTAAAGggaaatcaaatatatatttacaactgTAGGAGGCGGTCACCAAACCACATTTGCCTGGGCACGTGACTTCTGACTGTGGTTGGTTAGTGTCATCAAAGGCGTCGCAAATAGCGTCATAGATCGAATCATGACTACTGCATACTAATGAGTAACTTTGATAGCATCGCGATCCATCTACTAAAGATGAGACAAGAGAACAAAGGATATGTGAATATGATTTAGTGagtgaaacaagaagaaaatggaTAAGTTACTATTGTTAAGGGGGTGAAAGAAGAAAGCAAAGGATATGTTACTATTATTTAGTGAAtgaaacaagtaaaaaaaagagAGCTAATACTAATATGTTTTGTAATTCCTGCAAAGCCAAggtttatagtatatatatatatatatatatacatatatatatatatgtatatatatatatatatatatatatatatatatatatatatatatactataaaccTTGGCTTTGCAGGAATTACAAAACATATTAGCTctcttttctttatatatatggGCTCAATAATGACGGAAATTAACACACCTCTAATTTGCtttgtacattttatatatCATTTATCTTGAAAGACAGCTAAACTGTTTACTCATGGTATCAGGAAGCGACAGCATCAATTCAGtggaaaagaaagcaaaactgaATGGACCAAGAATATTCCAAGTGTATCCGCTTTAAGTGGAAATAAAACCAACACGGAAGTTACAAAGGAAAGAAGCTTCATGTCGCGAAAGTAAGTAATGGTTACCTTGATTTAACACGAAGGAAATACATATCTGCCAACAGGAAACCGTTTGGAGAGTAAGGAACTCGAGTTAAGTATTTCTTGAAAACTCCTAGaaatttagcatgctataatttgggccTATATATAAAAATTGACTACCATTAACGTACAGTAGGAAATGAAAACTAAACTGATACTCACCGGTAAGGGCAAAACCAAAAACGGTCGCAAAAAGGAACAGTGCATTCGTCATTTTCACCTGGCGatagaaagaaagacagaatTCAAGGAAGAAAAATTAAGTTATCGTTAGCTTTGATTCTCAgaaatgtaattatttgaaCCACTGACTGTGAGGTCGTGGCGAATTATTTTTATCCCAGGCAAACGTGCAAGTATGAGGTGTTCATTGCACTGTAAAAGGTGTTCACAAGTTCATCATTATTTAGGGTATCAAACAgcgacagaaagaaagaaagaaacagacaAACAATTAACAGacgaagaaacaaagaaagaaagaaatagacaACAAAGAAACAGACGAACGAACAAACAgacgaacaaacaaacaaacatacaaacaaagaaacagaaaaacgaacgaacaaacaaagaaacagacaGCAGAACAaacgaacaaacaaacagacacaaTTTTCGAAATGTTCTTCTTAAGTATCAAATTACGCTATGAATTGTGTTTGAGAACAATTTTGCGCACCTCTTACTTATTGTTAATTGTATATACCAAAATCTTATTGGAATAATATTACCTGGACTGCACAGCCAATTCATATGTTGTTAAGTTGGCTTTCTAACAGTCTTGTTCTTTCTGTTGTGTAGATTTTACATTTCTACAATATCAACGACTTTACGACACATACACAGTATTAATCAAATTAAGATTTGTAATtcatcaaactaagacaccttTCAATATATTGCTTACGCGATGGAAGGTTACTGCGCACGTACCTCATTATATTGATTTAATGGCAATATTTCTTCGACTAAACAACTTCATTTATTACTATTCATCCAATTCGTGTAGTGAATTGGTAAACTTAATACTTTCTTCGAAAATTGTGACATAAATCATTTGACCATTTTATGGGATTATTGAGACGATATCATCTTGTAAATTTCTTTAACGTCGACTCAAAATGGATGCCTTTATTATAATCTGTATACAATTCTCTGAGCGATTGGTTGTAATTGATTAAGATTTTACTTCTTCTTTTCTCTTGTCAGTTCTGTTAAACTACAGAATCAATcaatgcaatttaaaaaaatgtacagTTACAAATAGCAAGTTGTCAGATAAACTTCGAAAAATGATATGTTTATCTTGCTGAGTGTTGACCTAAAAATagtattataaataaatttcttCCAGAGCGCACATACGTTAGTTATCAAAACGTCCGGAACTCTTTACATGAGGAAATATGCATTCTATGAAACACTATTCATTGATAATAATATGCTAATTCCATTATCTCGCCGAATCTATCTTTTTAATTGTCAGTCATTAGCGAATGTATAAGGAACGCAAACGATAAAACATTTATATTCCCATCTACTAATTTGTTTCGATTACAATTATATTCTATTcatagcttatatatatacattacgtACTTACTCGTTATATGCATGGGCGTCAACGGTATATAACTGCACATGAGATCCCTTGTAATGTAATGACCATTTCAAGTAAGGGTGTTCTATATTACAACAAAAATACGTCATACATTCTATGACAGATGCTATTTACAAACGCTACGTGCTGTCTGTGGAACCATTGTTTTGTGTGAAAAAAAGGTGCATGCTTGCGTTCTCGAAATCCGTGAAATGGCTAGGTTAAACAGGGTAGTACTTGAGAGCACGTTATCGCATGTACAGTTCTCACTACACGAGTCATTGCAGTACACttcattggtatatatatatgcgtcaAAAGGGAGAACATTTCCTATGATATTCCAAGTGAGGGTGTGGACAATTGGGTGCGTATAACCATGGATCTATAAAAGCTCCATGGTATAAATCAATGGATATTCATGAAGCTGCTACATACTGATTTGGAATTTGTTACATTCTTGCTTGATCCCCTTCGTTAAGAAATAAGCAGTGTAATATGCATCAtgttttaagctcgaaaaggatTACCAAAGCCTTGCAAtgcataaaaacaaatttttaacattaatCGATGCATAAATGACCCCGCATGTATTCTAAGTTTCTAATAACGAAACGAGAGCAGCAAAATATTAGACTACTGGCATCAAAGAGTGtaaacaggggggggggggggtcgctgGATTCAGGACTTCTGTAATGGTTCTTCTGAACCATGTTGGAACTGGTGCGAATTCTTTGCAAATACCGTGTCTAGAACATATAATCAATTTGATTGGACTACATAGCGACTATGCATTGACGCTTTTTAATACAATCACATCTCATAACAATTGGATTTCATTAGCTTGACTAGTCACTGTTTATTTCAAATACCGTTTTACTGTCTGTTATCCAGGTTGCGTTCTGAGTCTGTTTGGTCAAATCATTGTGGTCATATAACTCTGATAACCAAATTATGGGATTATGGATTTCCTATATGTTGTTGACCTTTTGAAATTTCAACTTAATTGATATGGTAAGAGAGAAACTGAATCATCATAGAGGTAAATATATTGGTGATTTATAGGTTGCTATATGCTATCATGGTGTATTGTCTACAAGGCCTTATGTGATGTCCAAAGAGTGTTAGCCCTGTACACATTTCATGTTTGTGTGTTGGGTCCGTGTTTATTAAAAatagatcaaaggtcattttgagtcATTGAAAGACTGTCCAAAACCTGAAAGCCACAATCATTATGTTATGACgcatgtatgttacaaaaaaaCAACTACGGCATGCATCTCAATTGCATAGATATGTCGCTCTGACACTATATAGAACGAACACACACTCACAATAGTCCCAACAAGTGGCATAGTTGCGCAAGAAGATGACGTTTATTATGTACTTGTTCCAGATCATTTAAACTGCAATCTGTCAACTGTCAAAGTCATCACCCAGATTCTACCAATGTTTAAAAATTCTTCACTCCCTCCGAAAAGTTACAACTTCTGTACTTGGACTGCCTTC carries:
- the LOC139961530 gene encoding uncharacterized protein isoform X2, yielding MTNALFLFATVFGFALTDGSRCYQSYSLVCSSHDSIYDAICDAFDDTNQPQSEVTCPGKCGLVTASYSYQGLFDVDFALGTCSEGADGCLDEAQLAAQNPELEQQIKALEAGGLTVNDVNACTCSGDLCNSALNIATNPAVVFLSMMVVILQAFFLN
- the LOC139961530 gene encoding uncharacterized protein isoform X1 is translated as MTNALFLFATVFGFALTVDGSRCYQSYSLVCSSHDSIYDAICDAFDDTNQPQSEVTCPGKCGLVTASYSYQGLFDVDFALGTCSEGADGCLDEAQLAAQNPELEQQIKALEAGGLTVNDVNACTCSGDLCNSALNIATNPAVVFLSMMVVILQAFFLN